A genome region from Chengkuizengella sp. SCS-71B includes the following:
- a CDS encoding suppressor of fused domain protein, whose amino-acid sequence MDSNQIAKEIRSAIKKGNLEKVVELIDSNVELLNMMTPFGTWLHVAASRGELDIVKKLIELGLNINMLGGVYGGGALNEAASAGHIDVVRYLLSCGAEMEVGEPERNPLFGAISNGHVDIAKLLIESGIDTDVKYSGESKKDRDALTFAKELGEKEIIKLLESQKGWSTTVTKTNENIQDHHDEILEHVAKYFGSIKNTISETVPGSRVSVHIQIIPPTLNKDFITLVTTGMSDEPMDYSDKESVFKYAELLLKLPSSWIVEEDIMKDQNNYWPLGWLRKVAHIPHIYDGWLEEGVILPNGEPPQPFAPNTKLSCILVCRPKESGLDNVHTKKGNIHIYTLLPIYEEERNFALEKGHEYLLKRMSEKGISDVLDIHRVNVGM is encoded by the coding sequence ATGGATAGCAATCAAATAGCAAAAGAAATTCGTTCGGCTATAAAAAAAGGAAATCTTGAAAAAGTTGTTGAATTAATCGACTCTAACGTTGAACTTTTAAATATGATGACCCCTTTTGGAACGTGGCTTCATGTCGCAGCTTCTAGAGGGGAGTTAGATATAGTTAAGAAACTTATAGAACTGGGTTTAAATATTAATATGCTAGGTGGAGTATACGGTGGTGGAGCATTGAACGAAGCTGCTTCTGCAGGACATATTGATGTAGTAAGATATTTATTATCTTGTGGAGCTGAGATGGAGGTAGGCGAACCAGAAAGAAATCCATTGTTTGGTGCAATTAGTAATGGGCATGTTGATATTGCAAAACTATTAATTGAAAGTGGTATAGATACGGATGTTAAATATAGTGGTGAATCTAAAAAAGATAGGGACGCATTAACTTTTGCAAAGGAACTAGGAGAAAAAGAAATCATTAAGTTGTTAGAAAGTCAAAAAGGATGGTCTACTACTGTAACTAAAACAAACGAAAATATTCAAGACCATCATGATGAGATTTTAGAGCATGTGGCTAAATACTTTGGCTCTATCAAAAATACTATTAGTGAAACTGTTCCTGGTAGTAGAGTATCGGTCCATATTCAAATAATTCCTCCAACATTGAATAAAGATTTCATAACTCTTGTAACTACAGGTATGAGCGATGAACCTATGGACTATTCAGACAAAGAAAGTGTGTTTAAATATGCAGAGTTGTTACTAAAATTGCCTTCAAGTTGGATAGTTGAGGAAGATATTATGAAAGATCAAAACAATTATTGGCCTCTTGGGTGGTTAAGGAAAGTAGCTCATATTCCACATATTTATGATGGATGGCTAGAAGAAGGGGTTATTCTTCCAAATGGGGAACCCCCTCAGCCATTTGCACCAAATACAAAATTATCATGCATATTGGTATGTCGTCCTAAAGAATCTGGGCTAGATAACGTTCATACTAAAAAAGGGAACATACACATTTATACGCTCCTTCCTATTTATGAAGAAGAAAGAAATTTTGCATTGGAAAAAGGCCATGAGTATCTACTTAAAAGAATGAGTGAGAAAGGAATATCAGATGTATTGGACATACATAGGGTAAATGTTGGTATGTAG
- a CDS encoding RHS repeat-associated core domain-containing protein yields MIAEEVPLTNIDGVITDQYAYSPYGELIYSEGTTNHPFLYNGRYGVMTDENGLYYMRARYYNPEIKRFINRDVVQGSISSSSLSLNKYAYVNGNPISYIDPFGLSRDSDDVGFFSMAGNTIVGVGEGIWSTAEGLWDSASHPIETGKNIGYAVMHPIQTGKAVYHSGEQAYYAFMEADGNQRANMIGSLIGENVFPVGKAKQISNVGEISNKAQITKGTGAQLALPAPQGSNPWVDGGEIVSMVAPKDFKINMAMAPNQTRPGGWGTLDDILDVNYVRNNLAVTPEFKPEVSKVQQYLVPEGTRIQVGEVGPQIYNDERYPGGGNQVQILNYSDRANLIPIGEPKIIK; encoded by the coding sequence ATGATCGCAGAGGAAGTACCGTTAACGAATATAGATGGGGTCATTACAGACCAATATGCCTACTCACCATATGGTGAACTAATCTATTCAGAGGGGACAACCAACCATCCATTCTTGTATAATGGAAGATATGGTGTGATGACAGACGAGAATGGTCTCTACTACATGAGAGCCCGTTACTATAACCCAGAGATCAAACGATTCATCAATCGAGACGTGGTTCAAGGCAGTATCAGCAGCAGCAGTTTATCCCTGAATAAATATGCTTATGTCAATGGAAATCCGATAAGTTATATTGATCCGTTTGGTTTAAGTCGAGATAGTGATGATGTTGGATTTTTCTCAATGGCCGGAAATACAATTGTGGGTGTAGGAGAAGGGATTTGGTCTACAGCTGAAGGACTTTGGGATTCAGCATCACATCCGATAGAGACAGGTAAGAATATAGGATATGCAGTGATGCACCCGATTCAAACCGGTAAAGCTGTTTACCATAGTGGTGAACAGGCTTACTACGCTTTTATGGAAGCTGATGGGAACCAGAGAGCAAATATGATCGGGTCGCTAATAGGTGAAAATGTTTTCCCTGTTGGTAAGGCGAAACAAATATCGAACGTTGGTGAGATTTCAAATAAAGCTCAGATTACCAAAGGGACGGGTGCTCAGTTAGCTTTACCTGCACCTCAAGGCAGTAATCCGTGGGTAGATGGTGGAGAGATAGTATCCATGGTAGCCCCAAAAGATTTCAAAATTAATATGGCTATGGCTCCAAATCAAACTAGACCAGGTGGGTGGGGGACGTTAGATGATATTTTAGATGTAAATTACGTTAGAAATAATCTCGCAGTAACACCTGAGTTTAAACCAGAAGTATCAAAAGTTCAACAATATTTAGTCCCAGAAGGAACAAGAATTCAAGTTGGTGAAGTTGGACCACAAATTTATAATGATGAAAGATATCCTGGTGGAGGGAATCAAGTTCAAATCTTGAATTATTCTGATAGAGCAAATTTAATTCCTATAGGTGAACCTAAAATTATAAAGTAG
- a CDS encoding SMI1/KNR4 family protein: MSILNRLSEIYTIEAKDRPATAEEIEQLKKNSPVSLPSDYIKLLKEATDVEMTIQNGKLIRIWGITGMNGVIELNAAYEVQQNIPDSLVIGDDGGDMALLFFNGSDGFGLYLTGFGDLDEETAIKISPTLSDFFINKVGVENFLW; the protein is encoded by the coding sequence ATGAGTATTCTAAATAGGTTAAGTGAAATTTATACAATAGAGGCAAAAGATAGACCAGCAACAGCAGAAGAAATAGAGCAACTTAAAAAAAATTCTCCAGTAAGTTTACCATCAGATTATATAAAATTACTGAAAGAAGCAACTGATGTTGAAATGACTATTCAAAACGGAAAATTAATTAGAATTTGGGGAATAACTGGAATGAATGGTGTTATTGAACTTAATGCAGCATATGAAGTTCAACAAAATATTCCAGATTCTTTGGTAATCGGTGATGACGGTGGTGATATGGCATTACTATTTTTTAATGGTAGTGATGGCTTTGGTTTATATTTAACTGGCTTTGGTGATCTAGATGAAGAAACTGCAATAAAGATATCTCCAACGTTGAGTGACTTTTTTATTAATAAAGTAGGTGTAGAAAATTTTCTATGGTAA